The genomic DNA GAAAAGCTCCTGCTGGGCCTGACCCCCCAGGAATACCTGGCCCAGCTGGTGCGCAACCCCTTCAACTGGGTGCTGGCCGCGATCTTCGCGGTGGGCGTCCCGGTGACCGTCTCCCGCTTCATCTTCGGCCTGGGCTACGTCACCCACAGCTCCTACGACTACCCCTGGGGCCTGTTTCTGGGCTGGGGCCTGTTCACCATGGTGCCGCTGTCCGCGTCGGGCTTCATGCTGGGCACGGCGGTGGAGGTATTCGGCCGCAAGGACTTCAAGCCGATTGAGCGACTGGCCCTGTTGAACGGCCTGCTCGGCTACTTCTTCGCGGTCCTCTTCCTGCAGGTGGACCTGGGTCAGCCCTGGCGGCTCATCTACCCGATGTTCGTCTCCCTGGGACCGGCGGCGGTTCTCTTCCTGGTGGCCTGGCATGTGGCCACCTACCTGTCGGTGCAGGTCGCCGAGGTGTCGCCGGCCTTCTTCGAGTGGATGGGCTGGGCCAAGCCCAAGAAGGCGGTGAAGAGCGTCGTCGTCGGCCTGACCATTGCCGGCATCATCCTCTCCACCCTGCACCAGGGGGCGCTGGGGGCGCTGTTCACTTACGCGCCGGGCAAGGTGCATCCCCTGTGGTACAGCGCGCCCTTCCAGTGGTTCCACTTCTTCTGCTCCTCCATCTTTGCCGGCCTGTGCATGGTGATCGTGGTCAGCACCCTGTGCCGGACCTTCATGGGCTGGCGCTGCGACGACAACTTCAAGCGCAATCTGGATTATCTGACCCTGGCCCTGGCCAAGGGTGCCACCATGGCCCTCATCACCTACCTGGTGATCAAGATCATCGCGGTGGCCCATGACGGCGACTGGAAGTACCTGGCCTCCGGCTGGGGCCAGTGGTGGCTGCTGGAGATGGGGCTCGGCGTCGTGGCGCCCATCGTGCTGTTCACGGTGGCGCTCCGCAACAACCTGGCCGGCCTGGCCCGCTTCACCGCCCTTTTGACCGTGCTCGGCATCGTCCTCAACCGGCTGAACACCGCGCTCATCACCTTCAACTGGAAGCTGTATCAGGAGATCCCCCACTGGCGGGAGGTCATGATTGTGGTCACCATCTACTCCCTGTATATCGTCACCTACCGCTTCATCCTGGCGCGGCTGCCCATCCTCTACACCTGGAAGGAAGAGAAGTAGGCGCTCCGCTTCGCTGCGGCAGACGGGCTCCTGCAAGGGGGCGCTGGGCGAAAAGCCCCGCGCCCCCGTCTCGTCTCGGCGCGCCGGCGGGCAGAGGGAGCGGTGTGCCGGCTCCAGGCCGGCTGGCATCGTCGGCCCTCGGGATGAACCATGGCATCCTTCATGCATATGCATCATGGCAAAGAAGGCTCGACACGGATGAAGGAGGCCAGACCATGGCACACACCACGCACACCACGCACACCACGGAACGTCAGCTCAGCAGCCGTCGCAACGTCACAGGAATCGGCAGGCAGCTCGCTGCCTGGTACCGTTCCGGCGTCGGCATCGTGATCACCCTGTCCACAGTGGCCGGGGTGTGGGGAGTGCTCTGTCTGGCCGCCGGCCTCAGCGCCGAGGCCGGAGATCTGGGACGGGGCCTGGTGACCGCTCTGACTGGGCTGTGATGGCCAGACCGTCCCCCTCCTGCGGCCGGCAGTTGTCCAACAGGACGGGGACGGCCTGAGATAGGCTTGCAGAATTCGGCTCGAGAAGTTGGCCGGCATGGCTCGAACAGGGGGCCATACCGGCCTTTTCTTTTGGTGGAGCCGGGCGCCCCGCACCGGCCAAGCCGATTGCCGGCCCGGCCAGCGCACGTCGCCGCGCCGTCGTCAGTCCCATTCGTGCCCACCCCGCCCACTCTGGTTTTCTCGTCGCCGGATGGAGTCATGTCTGGTGTGCGCCGGTCGCCGGCCGGCCAAGCCAGGGGCTCCTCCCGGCTCCGGACCGCCGGCCCCGCCGGGAGCGGACGGCTCGAACGAGCGCGCCACACCACAGCCACACACCTGTAGCACGCCACACCTGTGGTGCGACAGCATGGGTGCGCGCCGTCCGGGGTGCCACCCCCGGCAGGCCTCGGGTCTGGCCGGCACCGCGTCCCATGGCAGAGCTGTTCTCGGCTGCGCATGGGCACGGGCCTTGGGCCACTTCTGTGGTTTCTCTTCACAACCTCTGGGCGTTGGTCAGCGAGCCTTCCATTGCGACACCGCGGGTGCCTCACCTACCCTCTTAATAGGTGCGACTGCGAGGAGCCTGACCCTCTTCGGTCCTTGCCAGGGGTCAGGGGGCTCGGTGGTGTCCGAAACGGATGACCGGGCGGCGTAGGGAGGGGCCATCGGGATAGCGTGGCGGGATTTCTTGACCAGGGGGGCACCAGGATGGCATCGAAGGGCAGCGTGCTGGTGGTGGACGACGAACCGGATATCGGCTTTGTGCTGTGCACCCTGTTGGAAAAGTGGTCATACCGGGCCGAGGTTGCCACCGGCAGCGAGCAGGCTCTTCGGTACCTGGGCGGGCAGCGCTTCGACGTCCTGGTGACCGATATCCGGATGCCGGGAATCGGCGGCATCGAGCTGCTGCGCCTGGCCCGGGAGCTGGGCCCTGATCTCCAGTGCGTGATGATGAGCGCCTACGACGATTCCCGGACCGCCATCGAGGCGTTGCGTCTGGATGCCGTCAACTTCCTGAGCAAGCCCATCAACTTTCAGGAGCTGGAGTCGGCCGTGGAGAAGGCGATGGATCGGCTGCGGCTGGTCCAGGACGCCCGCAAGGCCCGGAGCCGGGAGCGGATGTTCGAGGCGGCCAACGCCCATTTGGGACGGGAGATGACCAAGAACCGGATGATCCTGGATTCCGCCGGCGAGGGCATTCTGGGCCTCGACAGCCAGGGCACGGTCATCTTCGTCAATCCGGCTGCCAATTCCATGCTGGGCTGGGATCCCGGAGAGGCCGTCGGCCGCTCCTTCGAAGAGGAGCTTTGCCTCCACACCCTTGGGGACGGGGCGCCGTTCCCGGATCGCCTGAGCCCTTTCCAGCGCGCTTACCAGGATGGACGGCTCCAGCAAGGCAGCGGTGAGATTTTCTGGCGCAAGGATGGGACCTGCCTGCCCATTGAGTACACCTGCACCCCTCTGGAGGACGGCGAGGGGATTTATGGCGCGGTGGTGGTGTTCCGGGATATCAGCGAGCGGCGCGCCATCGAGCGGCAGATCCGGCGCGGCCAGCAGATGCAGGAGGTCCTGAACAGTCTGCTCCGCCTCTCCTTGGACACCACCTCCGAGGCGGATCTCCTGGGCCGCTGCCTGGATTACCTCAGCTCGCTGTCCTGGCTTGACCTGGATCCCAAGGGGGCGGCCTTCCTTCTGGAGGAGGGGACCAGTACCCTGGTCCTTACCGCCGAGGTTGGTCTCGAGCGTCGGCATGCCGGTGGCTGCCAGCGGGTAGCCCTGGGCGACTGCCTGTGCGGCACCGCGGCCCAGACCGGCCAGCTCGTCTATGCCGAATGCCCTGATGCCCGCCACCAGAGCCGCTGCCGCCATACGCAGCCCCACAGCCACTACTGCGTGCCGATGGTCTCCAGCCGCCAGGGGCTTCTGGGGGTGATGACCGTCTACGGCCGGCACGGGGCGGGCCGCAACCCACAGGTGGAGCGGCTGCTGGAAGCCGGAGCGGCCACCGTGGCCAGGATCATCGAGAACATGCGGGCCCAGAAGGCCCTGGCTGCGGCAGAGGCCGCGGTCCGGGCGAGAAGCGAGTTCATGGCCCGGCTGAGCCACGAGATCCGCACCCCCATGAACGGCGTCATCGGCATGACCAACCTGGCCCTGGGCCTGCAGTTGCCGGCCCAGGCGGCGCACTACCTCCAGCTCGTCAAGTCCTCGGCCGGCCGGCTGCTGACCATCATCAACGATATCCTCGACTTCTCGAAGATGGAGGCAGGAAAGCTCCGGATCGACCCGGTGCCCTTTTCATTGCGGGACATGCTGCAGGGGACCCTGGAGGGCAGCCTGGCCATTCAGGCGGCTGACAAGGGTCTGTCGCTCTCCTGGTCCCTGGATCCCTGCATCCCCGACACCCTGGTGGGCGACCCGGGACGGCTTTTGCAGATCCTGGTCAATCTCGTCGGCAACGCCATCAAGTTCACCGAGCAGGGCAGGATTGAGGTGCTGGTGGAGCCCGGCCCGACGGCAGCCGAGGATGGGGATGGTCTCCTCCTCCACTTCGCGGTCCGGGACACCGGGGTGGGCATCGCCCTGGACCAGCAGGCAGAGCTGTTCAACCCCTTTTTCCAATGTGACAGCTCGTTGACGCGCCGCCACGGCGGCACCGGCCTGGGCCTCGCCATCTCCGCCCAGCTGGTGGACCTCTTGGGGGGGAGGATCTGGCTGGAGAGTACGCCGGGACAGGGCTCCACCTTCCATTTCTCCGCCCGTTTCGCTTCCCACGACGAAGATGCCCCGGCCCCGGGGCGGACCCTGCCCGACCAGGGGCTGGATGCTTCGGTTCTGGTGCTGGAAGCCGCAGCCGACAGCGAGGGCTCGGTCTCGAGCCTGCTCTCCGGCTGGGTGGCCAATGTGCGGACGGTGGCCAGCGGGCCGGCTGCCCTTGCCGCCTTCCGGCAGCAGCGGCACGCGGTCGTCCTCCTCGATGCCGATGTGGCCGGCGTCGGGGTCTTCGATCTGGCCGAAGAAATCCTGGGGGATCCCCGCCTGGGACGGCCCCTGGTCATGATCCTGGCCTCGGCCGGTATCCGGGGGGATGCGGCCCAGTGCCGGGAGATCGAGGTGGCGGGCTACCTCACCAAGCCGGTCCAGCGGCCGATGCTGCTGGAGGCGATCTCCATGGCCATGGAGGGAGGCAATGCGGCCGGGGTCTGGCGGCCCTTCGTCACCCGGCATACGGTGCGGGAGGCGCAGCAGGAATGCCATGTGCTCCTGGTGGAAGATGAATTCTGCAACCGCACCATTGCCGCCTCCCTGATCGAACAGGCCGGATGGCGGGTGACGGCGGTGGACAATGGGCGCCGGGCTGTGGAGATCCTGCAGCAGACCGCTTTTGACCTCGTTTTGATGGATGTGCAGATGCCGGTGTTGGACGGCCTGGCTGCCACGGCGGCGATTCGGCAGCAGGAGGGACCCACCGGCGGCCATGTTCCCATCGTGGCCATGACAGCCCATGCCATGCCGGAGGATCGCCAGCGGTGTCTGGCGGCTGGTATGGACGCCTACATCTCCAAGCCGATCGAGCCCATGGAGCTCTATGCCACCGCCCGGCGGCTGCTCCGTGACGGAGCGGCGCGGCGCGGCAGCGCTGAGCAGGGGGGGCGGTCCGCCGCCCCTGGCCGCCCCAGGGGGAAAGCGGTGGCGGCGGGCGTCTTTTCCGAGACCGACAACTGAGCCCGTTGTGCACGGCTGCTGTTTCGAGCCCCTGGGGGCACGTGAGCTCCCCTAAAAGGGTGTGGTCCCTGGTCAGGCTCTCACCCCGGAGATGGGTCCTCGTTCCTCATTTCTATTCAGGAGATTTTCGCCATGGCTTCTCTCATGGACCGCCCCGACCCGGGTCCGCCGTCAACCCCGGGTGCGGGGCTGCCTTTCCACCGCCTCCGTCCCGTCCCACCCGGCGCCAGCGAGGATACCTCGCGCCGCTGGCCGGCCGGCGAGGCGCCGCAATTCCTGCCGCAGTCGCAACAGGCCCGGGCCCTGGAGGCCATTGGCCTGCTCGCCAGTGGTATTGCTCATGATTTCAATAACATGCT from Thermodesulfobacteriota bacterium includes the following:
- a CDS encoding response regulator, giving the protein MASKGSVLVVDDEPDIGFVLCTLLEKWSYRAEVATGSEQALRYLGGQRFDVLVTDIRMPGIGGIELLRLARELGPDLQCVMMSAYDDSRTAIEALRLDAVNFLSKPINFQELESAVEKAMDRLRLVQDARKARSRERMFEAANAHLGREMTKNRMILDSAGEGILGLDSQGTVIFVNPAANSMLGWDPGEAVGRSFEEELCLHTLGDGAPFPDRLSPFQRAYQDGRLQQGSGEIFWRKDGTCLPIEYTCTPLEDGEGIYGAVVVFRDISERRAIERQIRRGQQMQEVLNSLLRLSLDTTSEADLLGRCLDYLSSLSWLDLDPKGAAFLLEEGTSTLVLTAEVGLERRHAGGCQRVALGDCLCGTAAQTGQLVYAECPDARHQSRCRHTQPHSHYCVPMVSSRQGLLGVMTVYGRHGAGRNPQVERLLEAGAATVARIIENMRAQKALAAAEAAVRARSEFMARLSHEIRTPMNGVIGMTNLALGLQLPAQAAHYLQLVKSSAGRLLTIINDILDFSKMEAGKLRIDPVPFSLRDMLQGTLEGSLAIQAADKGLSLSWSLDPCIPDTLVGDPGRLLQILVNLVGNAIKFTEQGRIEVLVEPGPTAAEDGDGLLLHFAVRDTGVGIALDQQAELFNPFFQCDSSLTRRHGGTGLGLAISAQLVDLLGGRIWLESTPGQGSTFHFSARFASHDEDAPAPGRTLPDQGLDASVLVLEAAADSEGSVSSLLSGWVANVRTVASGPAALAAFRQQRHAVVLLDADVAGVGVFDLAEEILGDPRLGRPLVMILASAGIRGDAAQCREIEVAGYLTKPVQRPMLLEAISMAMEGGNAAGVWRPFVTRHTVREAQQECHVLLVEDEFCNRTIAASLIEQAGWRVTAVDNGRRAVEILQQTAFDLVLMDVQMPVLDGLAATAAIRQQEGPTGGHVPIVAMTAHAMPEDRQRCLAAGMDAYISKPIEPMELYATARRLLRDGAARRGSAEQGGRSAAPGRPRGKAVAAGVFSETDN
- a CDS encoding polysulfide reductase; its protein translation is EKLLLGLTPQEYLAQLVRNPFNWVLAAIFAVGVPVTVSRFIFGLGYVTHSSYDYPWGLFLGWGLFTMVPLSASGFMLGTAVEVFGRKDFKPIERLALLNGLLGYFFAVLFLQVDLGQPWRLIYPMFVSLGPAAVLFLVAWHVATYLSVQVAEVSPAFFEWMGWAKPKKAVKSVVVGLTIAGIILSTLHQGALGALFTYAPGKVHPLWYSAPFQWFHFFCSSIFAGLCMVIVVSTLCRTFMGWRCDDNFKRNLDYLTLALAKGATMALITYLVIKIIAVAHDGDWKYLASGWGQWWLLEMGLGVVAPIVLFTVALRNNLAGLARFTALLTVLGIVLNRLNTALITFNWKLYQEIPHWREVMIVVTIYSLYIVTYRFILARLPILYTWKEEK